From Falco cherrug isolate bFalChe1 chromosome 4, bFalChe1.pri, whole genome shotgun sequence, one genomic window encodes:
- the LOC102055053 gene encoding serum paraoxonase/arylesterase 2, translated as MGKLLAVALVGIAAALAAERLLAFRNRLNASREVAPVTLPNCRLIKGIETGSEDIDILPNGLAFISSGLKYPGIKSPAPDKPGEIFLMDLNEDNPRAVELRISRGFDLASFNPHGISTYVDKDDNVYLFVVNHPHQKSTVELFKFVEDDNSLVHLKTIRHDLLTSVNDVVAMGPDSFYATNDHYFCDFILMFLEMFLGLNWSNVVYYSPKEVKEVAAGFYSANGINISPDRRYIYVADAFDHNVHVMEKHANWNLTHVKTLQLDTLVDNLSIDPHTGDIWIGCHPNGMKLFYSDPENLPASEVLRVQNILSEEPTVTRVYTDNGSVLQGSSVASVYEGKLLIGTVFHRALYCEL; from the exons ATGGGGAAGCTGCTGGCGGTGGCTCTCGTCGGGATAGCGGCAGCCCTGGCGGCGGAGCGGCTGCTGGCCTTTCG GAACAGGCTCAATGCTTCGCGGGAAGTAGCCCCGGTAACCCTCCCTAACTGCCGGCTCATTAAAGGGATCG AAACTGGTTCAGAAGACATTGACATACTTCCCAATGGACTTGCTTTCATCAGCTCC GGCTTGAAATATCCGGGAATAAAAAGCCCTGCACCAGACAAGCcaggtgaaatatttttgatggATTTGAATGAAGACAATCCCAGAGCAGTGGAACTGAGAATCAGCCGAGGGTTTGATCTGGCATCGTTTAACCCTCATGGAATCAGCACCTATGTAGACAAAG atgacAACGTGTACCTCTTTGTTGTGAACCATCCCCATCAGAAGAGCACAGTAGAATTATTTAAATTCGTAGAAGATGACAATTCTCTTGTACACCTGAAAACCATTCGACATGACCTTCTGACAAG cGTGAATGATGTAGTAGCTATGGGACCAGACAGCTTCTATGCTACCAATGACCACTACTTCTGCGACTTCATCTTGATGTTCTTAGAGATGTTCTTGGGTTTAAATTGGTCAAATGTTGTTTACTACAGTCCAAAAGAAGTTAAAGAAGTAGCAGCTGGGTTTTATTCAGCCAATGGAATTAACATTTCACCCGACAGAAG GTACATCTATGTTGCAGATGCATTTGATCATAATGTCCATGTTATGGAAAAACATGCTAATTGGAATTTAACCCATGTGAAG ACGCTGCAGTTGGACACTCTGGTCGATAACTTGTCTATTGACCCTCACACTGGTGACATCTGGATAGGATGTCATCCCAATGGGATGAAGCTGTTCTACAGTGATCCTGAAAATCTGCCTGCCTCTGAG GTCCTGCGCGTCCAGAACATCCTCTCGGAGGAGCCTACAGTGACGCGTGTCTACACAGACAACGGCTCCGTGCTGCAGGGAAGCTCGGTGGCATCTGTCTACGA